Proteins from a single region of Apostichopus japonicus isolate 1M-3 chromosome 21, ASM3797524v1, whole genome shotgun sequence:
- the LOC139963027 gene encoding uncharacterized protein has product MSSAISDVSKNGVLLFYHMLPNVPICPPSPESKNRETNDLDEDIVLKPSPTTEHDEAARNDDKSTRKTCDDIYEHFDVDENLDLEHDNPLSNTTEDSDADKGIPNSDQSSDDIVIPQTTMSKLSSSSTYSKYFEADIARYSTFRVDETEWLKLRKEQRGTTFPLQWVNIFYNGLQQSNRFCTLMFRRHRVSKKNSRKQPQHLFKAEAYCSRKPDCPVSATLYVDCDLVCHVHYTGRIKHRTTETSQRPIRAEDREVLRDELWKEHCPSRMHTEKLRQMEPDVFDSGNITGVGVDGNVFRQIGYEGRRRLQSDRDITTSLQLKQQTTLSGYIRQITVSPSYVIAFTEAGVRLFHDLAAAVPIHWDATGSVAWKEGSKEYLYYAIVVPNAVRQRLGFQSSPCPIAELVTTSQTEPTISNWLEIFKYHEKRIYGYNRTTTPCLISSDRSLPLLIASLKVFSGETFRQFLQRSWRIVNGNASSSELNGMIIHTGLSHFMKDAKQFCKKYYRKSQAWFGLSLFRLLSAVHKIEEFRRLLYSICIVLRSEHFTEICHDHVNNLLDKIHKQVPDQMKEGCHEDNEGGVNDIDTGISTKRYTCTEQDAFLQESSPFKNLSSSVDEDAKQEIANCIRHDDGHDIEPNEYRSVELLEKIMRYILPTLPVWSNLLLGDLSRHSERYQQMSYDSTRFFIQHPPTTQGYIEAYNKIFKHCTLANYRFRLDELVQKMYDFALVQQRKFALQWKVRSSKRAGKKATTLISETWKRTPANVKERMKENSSHATLKRKLSTKIKPKNYDVKHKPEHGGTKRPRGKSTKIHTKANQQCHATHSTDVNTPHKAMKDVHHRQGNTKATQETQMTDTPLTNRSGNFVQSRRLHNPNKNRKPQKARYCDQNEDTNVKNNGHGFDQYEKLLHNTEWLDDIIINDFMHLIQQQTIDSHTFVCNSFHTKSSNTEERQARKWYGGQKIIASKWVLMPVNDGNCHWILLAANLVQKKIYLLDPLCDRKVNEDLNIFRRFIEARSAFEGKPIICKQWPVKTTSDMKFPFQPTMNDCGLYILFYAKSLLSGKNVPVTDIRTMRLSVYYKLHEFDMTRP; this is encoded by the coding sequence ATGTCTTCAGCAATATCAGATGTTTCCAAGAATGGAGTACTTCTATTTTATCACATGTTACCAAATGTTCCGATATGTCCACCAAGTCCAGAATCAAAGAATCGGGAAACTAATGATCTCGATGAAGATATAGTTCTTAAACCATCACCTACGACAGAGCATGACGAGGCAGCAAGGAATGATGACAAATCCACAAGAAAAACATGCGACGATATATACGAACATTTTGACGTGGATGAAAATTTGGATCTAGAACACGACAATCCTTTATCGAATACAACAGAGGATTCCGATGCTGACAAGGGCATCCCAAATTCTGACCAGAGCTCGGATGACATTGTAATACCCCAGACAACTATGTCCAAGTTATCATCCTCATCAACGTATTCGAAATATTTCGAGGCAGACATTGCGAGGTATTCAACGTTTCGTGTTGACGAAACCGAGTGGCTTAAACTTAGAAAAGAACAGCGAGGAACGACATTTCCATTACAATgggtaaatattttttataacgGTCTTCAGCAGTCCAATCGGTTTTGCACCCTTATGTTTAGGAGACACAGAGTATCAAAGAAGAATAGCAGGAAACAACCTCAACATCTTTTCAAAGCAGAGGCGTATTGCTCCAGAAAACCGGACTGCCCAGTATCGGCAACACTGTATGTTGATTGTGACCTTGTGTGTCACGTGCACTACACCGGCAGAATTAAACACAGGACGACAGAAACGTCGCAACGGCCAATCCGAGCTGAAGACAGGGAGGTACTTCGAGACGAGCTGTGGAAGGAGCACTGCCCATCAAGAATGCACACCGAGAAACTAAGGCAAATGGAACCAGATGTATTTGATAGTGGGAACATAACAGGTGTTGGGGTAGATGGCAATGTCTTTAGACAGATCGGGTACGAAGGCAGGAGACGTCTGCAGAGCGACCGCGATATAACCACTAGCTTACAACTGAAGCAGCAGACGACGTTGTCTGGTTACATTAGACAAATCACTGTTTCACCTAGCTATGTTATTGCATTTACGGAAGCTGGTGTACGTTTATTCCATGATCTAGCTGCAGCAGTACCTATCCATTGGGATGCAACAGGGTCGGTTGCTTGGAAAGAAGGTAGTAAGGAATATCTCTACTATGCCATAGTTGTACCCAATGCAGTAAGACAAAGGCTTGGATTTCAAAGTTCACCATGCCCAATCGCCGAGTTGGTTACAACTAGTCAAACTGAGCCGACCATTTCAAACTGGCTAGAGATTTTCAAATATCACGAGAAAAGGATATATGGCTATAACAGGACAACGACTCCTTGTTTAATTTCAAGCGACAGGAGCCTGCCTTTGCTCATTGCCTCCCTGAAAGTTTTTTCTGGCGAAACGTTTCGACAGTTTTTACAAAGAAGCTGGAGAATAGTCAATGGCAACGCTAGCAGTTCGGAACTAAATGGAATGATAATTCACACCGGGTTGAGCCACTTCATGAAAGACGCGAAGCAATTCTGCAAGAAATATTACAGAAAGTCCCAAGCTTGGTTTGGTCTGAGCCTATTTCGCTTGTTATCCGCGGTGCATAAGATTGAGGAGTTTAGACGCCTGCTGTATTCCATTTGCATTGTCCTTCGCTCTGAACATTTCACAGAGATATGCCACGACCATGTGAATAATTTATTGGATAAAATCCACAAACAGGTTCCCGATCAAATGAAAGAGGGGTGTCACGAAGACAATGAAGGTGGCGTCAACGACATAGACACCGGTATTTCTACCAAGAGATATACCTGTACTGAACAAGACGCCTTTCTTCAAGAGAGTTCACCATTCAAGAACTTGAGCTCCTCAGTAGATGAAGATGCAAAGCAGGAAATTGCAAATTGTATTCGGCATGATGACGGACATGACATAGAACCCAATGAATACAGGAGCGTCGAACTTTTAGAAAAGATAATGAGGTATATTCTCCCTACATTGCCAGTGTGGTCAAATCTGCTTTTGGGTGATCTCTCCCGACATAGTGAAAGATACCAGCAAATGTCATATGACAGTACGAGATTCTTCATCCAACACCCACCGACGACTCAAGGTTATATAGAAGCttataacaaaatattcaagCATTGCACTCTGGCCAACTACAGGTTCAGGTTGGATGAGCTAGTACAAAAAATGTACGATTTTGCTCTTGTCCAGCAAAGAAAATTTGCACTACAATGGAAAGTACGGTCCTCGAAGCGAGCTGGGAAAAAGGCAACCACACTCATATCAGAAACATGGAAGAGAACACCTGCAAACGTGAaggaaagaatgaaagaaaactcGAGTCACGCCACACTGAAACGAAAGTTATCCACGAAAATCAAACCAAAGAATTACGACGTAAAACACAAACCTGAACACGGAGGAACTAAGCGCCCACGTGGAAAATCTACGAAGATTCATACCAAGGCAAACCAGCAGTGTCATGCAACACACAGTACCGATGTGAATACACCACATAAGGCCATGAAAGATGTGCACCACCGCCAAGGAAATACGAAGGCAACCCAAGAGACCCAAATGACAGATACCCCATTAACAAATCGATCAGGGAATTTCGTACAGAGCAGGCGACTTCACAACCCGAATAAAAACCGAAAACCTCAAAAGGCCAGATACTGTGACCAAAACGAGGAtacaaatgtgaaaaataatGGCCACGGATTCGACCAATACGAGAAACTACTTCATAACACCGAGTGGCTGGACGACATCATAATAAATGATTTCATGCACCTCATCCAACAACAAACCATTGATTCGCATACATTTGTGTGCAATTCCTTCCACACAAAATCATCTAATACAGAAGAAAGACAAGCGAGGAAGTGGTATGGAGGCCAGAAAATAATTGCATCCAAGTGGGTCCTGATGCCGGTAAACGACGGGAACTGCCATTGGATCTTGCTTGCGGCAAACTTGGTCCAGAAGAAAATATACCTTCTAGACCCCCTTTGTGACAGAAAGGTAAACGAAGACTTGAACATCTTTCGACGCTTTATTGAAGCGAGATCAGCCTTTGAGGGGAAACCAATAATATGCAAACAGTGGCCTGTAAAGACAACATCAGATATGAAGTTTCCCTTTCAGCCAACGATGAATGACTGTGGTTTATATATACTGTTCTATGCAAAGTCATTGTTGTCTGGTAAAAACGTACCAGTGACAGACATTCGAACCATGCGTTTGTCGGTATATTATAAACTCCATGAGTTCGATATGACGAGACCCTAA